Genomic segment of Desulfovibrio sp.:
CTCCTGCACCTTGACAGTGTCCGTGCCCGGAGCCACGCCCACCTCCAGGGAACGCCGTATGCGGCGGTCCTTGTGGGACCAGTTGATGATCTTCTGGGCGATGAGGTCCGAATTGGGCACGAACAGGGTGGCGTTGTCGGACGTCTGAACGATGGTGTTGCGGATGTTCACCCGCTGCACCACTCCCCAGGTGTCGCCTATCTGGAGGGTGTCCCCGGCCTGAACGGAGCGGCCGAAAAGCAGTATGAGCCCGGAAATGAAATTGTTGATGATGTTCTGCATGCCAAAGCCGATGCCAACGGACAGGCCGCCGGCAACCACCGCCAGACTGGTGAAGCTGGCTCCGGCCAGACGCATGGCGATGAGCACATAGATTCCCCAGATCAGATAGGTGGACATGGTCTCCAGCAGGTTGAGTACGCCGCGCTCCAGGTCCGGACGACGGGAAGGCAGTTCCAAGATGATGCGGTCCGCCACGCGAGTGGCCGCGCGAGCCAGGTAGAAGCCTATGAAGATCATGGCCAGGCGGCTCAGGTCCAGGTTGAGGTCGCCCTCTCCCACGTCGGCGTTGACCAGGGACCAGAACACGCTGCGCCCCCCCATGGCCAGAGACAGCCAGAACAGGAAGCACCCGGCCATGCCAATAGCGGTTAAGGGCAGGGCAAGCCCGCCGACCACGCTTTTGACCGCTTCCGAGGTGAGGTCGCCCGAGGGCCGGGCAATCATCTGCCCCACCAGGCCATACAGAGCCAGCCCGGCCTGAAAAAACACCAACAGAAGGAACCAGCCCGCAGCGGCCAGCATGGTCATGTTCATCCACCCGAACAAAGCCGGGAGACACAGCAGAGGATAGAGCCAGCCTCCGGCAGCGGCCAGGCGGGACACGACATCAGGTGACTCCTGAGATTGCATTCTCCGGATCATCCAGCCAGCCAGGAACATGAGCGCCACCCAGACGCCACCCCGAAGCGCGTCCGGCAGCCAGGGCATCTGCATAAGAAGTGCGCAGGCGAACATCCACCAGGACAGACCGGCCGGGTTCTTGGCGGGTGCGGTGCCGCCCAGTTGGAGGGTGCGTAAAAACCAGGACAGCCCGAGTACGCCCCTGGCCAGGAGAATCTCCGCCACGGCGCTGGTCTCCGCGTGCACCAGCACGAAGGCCGGGCCAGATGTTGCCCAGAGCACGCCCGCTCCGGCGATCATCCAGGCCAGGCTCCCCAAGGGACGAGTCACGGAAAAGCCAGGGAAGACCTTCTCCAGCCGTTTGAGCCCCACGGCCGAAGCCACGACCAGAACCGCAATCAACCCCAGCAGTTTGACCAGAACGTCCTTGGCCTTGACCTCGCCGCTGTCGAAAAACGCCGCGTACATGGACACGAACTTGGACAGATCGCCCATGCGCTGCACGGCTTCCTGCCAGGCTCCCACTGAGAGGAGGGACTTGCCGGGAGCCAGGTAATAATCTTTCCAGGCGCGGGGGATGCGGTCGGTGACGGTTTTTGCCGAGCGGTCGATGCCGGCCTGAAGGTCCCGGGTTG
This window contains:
- a CDS encoding mechanosensitive ion channel, with the translated sequence MKRWVLFAAMILAAGLPARAEEGESWKLMLQRNYEELQYQIDYVDGVSQNLPGMVKQTRQDLAALRKKLDELMVLGRTTGGNPMELRAVLAGLEMLQTRVEVVTQPFQKADTDLRKFQERLAELEVEFARQAAEGPSQDINKALGDFLGDLRKLKSKLGRVKTVLDQGLNPTRDLQAGIDRSAKTVTDRIPRAWKDYYLAPGKSLLSVGAWQEAVQRMGDLSKFVSMYAAFFDSGEVKAKDVLVKLLGLIAVLVVASAVGLKRLEKVFPGFSVTRPLGSLAWMIAGAGVLWATSGPAFVLVHAETSAVAEILLARGVLGLSWFLRTLQLGGTAPAKNPAGLSWWMFACALLMQMPWLPDALRGGVWVALMFLAGWMIRRMQSQESPDVVSRLAAAGGWLYPLLCLPALFGWMNMTMLAAAGWFLLLVFFQAGLALYGLVGQMIARPSGDLTSEAVKSVVGGLALPLTAIGMAGCFLFWLSLAMGGRSVFWSLVNADVGEGDLNLDLSRLAMIFIGFYLARAATRVADRIILELPSRRPDLERGVLNLLETMSTYLIWGIYVLIAMRLAGASFTSLAVVAGGLSVGIGFGMQNIINNFISGLILLFGRSVQAGDTLQIGDTWGVVQRVNIRNTIVQTSDNATLFVPNSDLIAQKIINWSHKDRRIRRSLEVGVAPGTDTVKVQELLLEAASGHPKVLSDPKPSVQFVAFGDSALKFKLLFWVDDLDNAARASSDIHMTVDRLFKQKGIAIPFPQRDPNLQASQNGKGQNDFDSAGEEGTKTR